In a genomic window of Nitrospirota bacterium:
- a CDS encoding BrnT family toxin: protein MIFEWGEGKNKINIKKHRVSFEWAKEIFDDPLHISVLDKRFDYFEERWVTLGSTKSGIILVVGHMYYLTEEAEEVIKVITARKATKKEREQYEKIS from the coding sequence GTGATATTTGAATGGGGTGAAGGCAAAAACAAAATCAACATCAAAAAACACAGGGTTTCATTTGAATGGGCAAAAGAGATATTTGACGACCCGTTGCACATATCCGTATTAGACAAAAGGTTTGATTATTTTGAAGAAAGATGGGTCACTCTGGGCTCAACAAAAAGCGGCATTATTTTAGTCGTAGGGCATATGTATTATTTGACCGAAGAAGCAGAAGAGGTCATTAAGGTCATAACCGCCAGAAAAGCAACTAAAAAGGAAAGGGAACAATATGAGAAAATCAGCTAA
- a CDS encoding BrnA antitoxin family protein, with protein MRKSAKKEEFELKREYDFSRGERGRFFSPKKVSTTIRLDNDILLFFKKLATSKKAPYQSLLNEALRAYIRKCA; from the coding sequence ATGAGAAAATCAGCTAAAAAAGAAGAGTTTGAGCTAAAGAGGGAATACGACTTCTCCAGAGGAGAGCGTGGAAGGTTCTTCAGTCCCAAAAAAGTCTCCACCACCATTAGGCTTGACAACGACATACTTTTGTTTTTTAAAAAGCTTGCCACCTCCAAAAAAGCCCCTTACCAGAGCCTGCTTAATGAGGCATTAAGGGCATATATCAGGAAATGTGCATAG
- the pssA gene encoding CDP-diacylglycerol--serine O-phosphatidyltransferase yields the protein MKKGIYVFPNALTLCGMFAGFYAIVSAIKASYIHAGWAIIIAMVFDGLDGWVARRTHSTTRFGIELDSLSDVIAFGVAPSLLIYRWALIPFGRIGWAAAFLFVACGALRLARYNVQMGSAERKSFTGMPIPGAAVVIATTVLFYREMGWSPQKNILFLLLVVALSILMVSTLRFHSIKEIDISKRKPFWILVAFIVVLALVLMHTEIALFTASMLYLLTGIFENAYLYLKRQKQPST from the coding sequence ATGAAAAAAGGCATATATGTTTTTCCAAACGCACTCACCCTCTGCGGGATGTTTGCAGGGTTTTATGCCATAGTGTCAGCGATTAAGGCAAGTTACATACATGCAGGATGGGCAATAATCATAGCCATGGTTTTTGATGGGCTCGATGGATGGGTTGCAAGAAGGACACATAGCACAACACGTTTTGGCATAGAGCTGGATTCCCTCTCCGATGTCATTGCATTCGGTGTTGCACCATCATTACTGATTTACAGATGGGCGCTTATACCATTTGGAAGGATTGGCTGGGCAGCTGCATTTCTATTCGTTGCATGCGGAGCACTGAGGCTTGCAAGATACAATGTCCAGATGGGCTCTGCTGAAAGAAAATCCTTTACAGGAATGCCTATTCCCGGAGCGGCAGTTGTAATTGCTACAACAGTCCTATTTTATAGGGAGATGGGCTGGTCGCCACAGAAAAACATCCTTTTTTTGCTTTTAGTGGTTGCACTCTCAATCCTTATGGTAAGCACACTCAGGTTTCACTCAATAAAAGAGATTGACATCTCAAAGAGAAAGCCATTCTGGATACTGGTTGCATTTATAGTCGTGCTTGCACTTGTGCTTATGCACACAGAGATTGCCCTGTTTACTGCCTCGATGCTTTATCTCCTAACCGGCATATTTGAGAATGCCTATCTTTACCTGAAGAGGCAGAAACAACCCTCCACCTGA
- a CDS encoding 2-isopropylmalate synthase has product MRTIRIFDTTLRDGEQSPGASMSPEEKLNLAKQLSRLGVDIIEAGFAISSLGDFEAIKRISSEVEGPIICSLSRAKEEDIKRAWEALKDAPRKRIHTFHSTSDIHLKYQFRVSKEEALKRSVEMVRFARGFLKDVEFSPMDATRTEPSYLCEVVEAVIDAGAGTVNIPDTVGYGIPTEFGKLIKMLMEKVKNIHKAVISVHCHNDLGLAVANSLSAILNGAGQVECTINGIGERAGNCSLEEVVMALRTRRDFFHADTGINTEEIMRTSRLVTKITGIPVQPNKAIVGANAFAHEAGIHQDGLLKEKTTYEIISPKSIGLGGARLVLGKHSGRHAFRARLNEIGYELSPEEMESAFLKFKHLADQKKNIFDEDIETLVSEEIIKAPEVYSLLDLSVKSGLKQKPTARIKLKAKNKILIKTGYGDGPVDATYKAIASLTKTKSSLLKYEVMSITGGTDALGEVTVTLQEGGRTVRGHGSDTDIITASAKAYINALNKLAGRK; this is encoded by the coding sequence ATGAGAACGATTAGAATCTTTGATACAACCCTGAGAGATGGCGAGCAGTCCCCAGGTGCCTCCATGAGCCCTGAAGAAAAACTCAACCTTGCAAAACAGCTTAGCCGATTAGGCGTGGATATTATAGAGGCAGGATTTGCTATAAGCTCATTAGGGGATTTCGAGGCAATAAAAAGAATCTCCTCCGAAGTAGAAGGCCCTATCATATGCAGTCTTTCACGGGCAAAGGAAGAGGATATAAAGAGGGCGTGGGAGGCTCTAAAGGATGCTCCAAGAAAAAGGATACATACATTTCACTCAACATCGGACATCCATCTCAAATACCAGTTCAGGGTAAGCAAGGAGGAGGCACTCAAAAGGTCTGTTGAGATGGTCAGGTTTGCAAGGGGTTTTCTTAAGGATGTGGAGTTCTCGCCAATGGATGCCACAAGGACAGAGCCCTCTTATCTATGTGAGGTTGTAGAGGCTGTCATAGATGCAGGTGCAGGGACGGTCAACATCCCTGACACAGTTGGATATGGGATTCCAACAGAGTTTGGAAAACTCATAAAGATGTTGATGGAAAAGGTAAAAAATATCCACAAGGCAGTCATCTCTGTTCACTGCCATAATGACCTTGGACTGGCAGTTGCAAATTCCCTCTCTGCAATTCTAAATGGCGCAGGACAGGTGGAATGCACAATCAATGGAATCGGAGAGAGGGCAGGTAACTGCTCCTTAGAGGAGGTTGTAATGGCGTTAAGAACCCGCAGGGATTTCTTTCATGCAGACACAGGGATAAACACAGAGGAGATTATGCGCACAAGCAGGCTTGTAACAAAGATAACAGGCATTCCTGTTCAGCCAAACAAAGCAATAGTAGGTGCAAATGCATTTGCCCATGAGGCAGGGATACATCAAGACGGACTCCTTAAGGAAAAAACCACATATGAGATAATTAGTCCTAAAAGCATTGGGCTTGGCGGTGCAAGGCTTGTCTTAGGAAAACACTCGGGGAGACATGCATTCAGAGCAAGGCTAAATGAAATAGGCTATGAGCTTAGCCCCGAGGAGATGGAATCTGCATTCCTTAAATTCAAGCACCTTGCTGACCAGAAAAAAAACATCTTCGATGAGGACATCGAGACCTTAGTCTCAGAGGAGATTATAAAAGCCCCTGAGGTATATAGCCTCTTAGACCTATCGGTAAAAAGCGGGTTAAAACAAAAGCCGACTGCAAGGATAAAGCTCAAGGCTAAAAATAAGATATTAATAAAGACCGGGTATGGAGATGGGCCTGTGGATGCCACATACAAGGCAATAGCATCCCTTACGAAGACAAAAAGCAGTCTTCTTAAATATGAGGTGATGAGCATCACAGGAGGCACAGATGCCTTAGGAGAGGTAACTGTAACATTACAGGAAGGCGGAAGAACCGTCAGAGGTCATGGCTCTGACACAGACATTATCACTGCCTCGGCAAAGGCATACATTAATGCCCTTAATAAGCTTGCAGGGAGGAAGTAG
- a CDS encoding HEPN domain-containing protein: MKTAEKISFWTDAGNYDLKTAESMQKSGRYVYTAFLCQQAIEKYLKALYIKKTSKEAPRTHNLVYLAGLLELEITDEQLNLLTDLTGYYIEGRYPTYKQKVSKTLSKRKAYNILIRTRRYIKWLQSSLR; the protein is encoded by the coding sequence ATGAAAACCGCTGAGAAAATCTCTTTCTGGACCGATGCAGGAAATTATGACCTGAAGACCGCAGAGTCTATGCAGAAGTCGGGTAGATATGTCTATACAGCTTTTCTCTGTCAGCAGGCAATAGAAAAATATCTTAAAGCCCTTTACATTAAGAAAACTTCTAAAGAAGCCCCGCGAACTCATAACCTTGTTTATCTTGCCGGCTTGCTTGAACTTGAGATAACAGATGAACAGTTAAACTTACTCACAGACCTTACAGGCTATTACATAGAAGGTCGTTATCCTACCTATAAACAGAAGGTTTCTAAGACCTTGAGCAAAAGAAAGGCTTATAATATACTTATTAGAACAAGGAGGTATATTAAATGGCTTCAGTCAAGCCTTCGGTGA
- a CDS encoding nucleotidyltransferase domain-containing protein codes for MASVKPSVMKSLEDYVAEISAICRIDRAVLFGSYAKGTQNKESDIDIAIFSKEINDSNRHKYMSLFLRHILKYKLDIQPLAFNTKEYNSLSDDFIAGEIRKKGIVIYRRV; via the coding sequence ATGGCTTCAGTCAAGCCTTCGGTGATGAAGAGCCTTGAGGATTATGTTGCTGAAATAAGTGCCATCTGCCGAATAGACAGGGCTGTCTTGTTCGGCTCGTATGCAAAAGGCACACAGAACAAAGAAAGCGACATTGATATTGCAATATTTTCAAAAGAGATTAATGATTCAAACCGCCATAAATATATGTCTCTTTTCCTCAGGCATATACTGAAATATAAACTTGACATACAACCTCTTGCCTTCAATACAAAAGAATACAATTCCTTGTCAGATGATTTTATTGCTGGCGAGATAAGAAAAAAGGGAATTGTTATCTACAGACGGGTATAG
- the uvrA gene encoding excinuclease ABC subunit UvrA: protein MQNSIIIRGAREHNLKNIDLSIPRDRITVITGPSGSGKSSLAIDTIYAEGQRRYVQSLSAYARQFLGEQGKPDVDYIEGLSPSIAIDQKTVTKSPRSTVGTITEIYDYMRVLYTRVGKPLCSKCGSNITTQEIESIIETVMALPSSCRIQILSPIVRDRKGEYRKELEEMRGEGFVRARIDGHMTDLMQDISLEKHKRHTIEIVIDRLIIRKPSIERQLRNSIEIALRYSDTVIVNLIEKHKDILFSRKMACPKCGVSFPEITPRLFSFNSRLGACSSCKGLGFRGIEEDAEDLSGYEPCRLCGGLRLNKEALSVRLYGKNIGEFARLSVRDAFLFVSALRLTEREQIIAERILKEVKDRLSFLERVGLGYLSMDRPSLTLSGGEAQRIRLATQIGSSLTGVLYVLDEPSIGLHPKDCRGLLKSLSSIKDRGNTVIVVEHDEETIRWADHVIDMGPGAGLRGGWVVAEGTPTEIQDMPFSVTGKFLKGTLGIPIPSKRKTSSDFIEIIGAQEFNLKNISVKIPLKVFTCVTGVSGSGKSTLIFEILYKRLAQKLYGKTEPSGRHKEIRGMEKIDKVICAPQSPLGRTPRSNPATYTGVFAFVRELFSGLTESKVRGYSASRFSFNLRGGRCEACKGEGIKKVEMHFLPAVYVSCDVCKGKRYNKETLDIKYKGMDISDVLSMTVSEAIQFFSPIPYLRQRLEVIEDVGLGYIQLGQPAPSLSGGEAQRIRLSRELAKKSTGNTLYILDEPTTGLHFVDIEKLLGVIESLINMGNTVIVIEHNPDVVKSADWVIDLGPGGGGDGGWVVAEGTPEEVSMSMHSYTGMVLKEKLK from the coding sequence ATGCAAAACTCGATTATTATAAGGGGCGCAAGGGAGCATAATCTTAAGAATATAGATTTATCTATACCCCGTGACAGAATAACCGTTATCACAGGCCCATCAGGCTCAGGGAAGTCCTCGCTTGCAATCGATACTATATATGCCGAGGGCCAAAGAAGATATGTTCAGAGCCTTTCGGCTTATGCAAGGCAGTTTTTAGGCGAGCAGGGAAAACCCGATGTAGATTATATCGAGGGACTTTCTCCTTCGATAGCAATCGACCAGAAAACAGTTACCAAAAGCCCCCGTTCAACCGTAGGCACTATAACGGAGATTTACGACTATATGCGTGTGCTTTATACGAGGGTTGGCAAGCCACTTTGCAGTAAATGCGGCTCTAACATAACAACACAGGAGATAGAAAGCATCATAGAAACCGTTATGGCTTTGCCATCTTCATGCCGCATCCAGATTCTTTCTCCAATAGTAAGGGACAGAAAAGGCGAATATAGAAAAGAGCTCGAGGAGATGAGAGGAGAGGGTTTTGTAAGGGCAAGAATCGACGGACATATGACAGACCTGATGCAGGATATCTCCCTCGAAAAACACAAGAGGCATACAATCGAGATAGTCATAGACAGGCTGATTATAAGAAAGCCCAGCATTGAAAGGCAGTTGAGGAATTCCATAGAAATAGCACTCAGGTATTCCGATACCGTTATAGTTAATCTCATCGAAAAGCACAAGGACATACTATTCAGTAGAAAAATGGCATGTCCTAAGTGCGGGGTAAGCTTTCCAGAGATAACCCCAAGGCTTTTTTCATTCAATAGCAGGCTCGGTGCCTGCAGTTCGTGTAAGGGGCTTGGTTTTAGAGGAATTGAAGAGGATGCCGAAGACCTATCAGGGTATGAGCCATGTAGGCTATGCGGAGGACTCAGGCTTAACAAAGAGGCATTGAGCGTAAGGCTTTACGGTAAAAACATAGGCGAGTTTGCAAGGCTTTCTGTAAGAGATGCCTTCTTATTTGTCAGTGCCTTGAGATTGACTGAAAGGGAGCAGATTATAGCGGAAAGAATCCTTAAAGAGGTGAAAGACAGGTTGTCCTTTTTAGAAAGGGTTGGTCTTGGCTATCTTAGCATGGACAGGCCCTCTCTTACTCTTTCAGGAGGTGAGGCACAGAGAATAAGGCTTGCAACACAGATTGGCTCATCCCTTACAGGTGTCCTTTATGTTTTAGATGAGCCGAGCATAGGGCTTCATCCTAAGGACTGTAGAGGGCTCTTGAAAAGCCTCTCCTCTATAAAGGACAGGGGTAATACGGTCATTGTGGTTGAGCATGACGAGGAGACCATAAGATGGGCTGACCATGTTATCGATATGGGACCCGGTGCAGGGCTCAGAGGCGGATGGGTCGTTGCAGAAGGAACACCTACGGAGATTCAGGATATGCCGTTTTCTGTCACGGGAAAGTTCCTTAAAGGCACACTCGGCATACCCATTCCCTCTAAAAGAAAAACCTCATCTGATTTTATAGAAATCATTGGTGCTCAGGAGTTTAATCTTAAAAATATCTCCGTAAAGATTCCACTTAAGGTTTTTACCTGCGTTACAGGTGTCTCTGGCTCAGGGAAAAGCACATTGATATTCGAGATACTCTATAAGAGGCTTGCACAGAAGCTATATGGAAAGACAGAGCCATCGGGAAGGCACAAAGAAATCAGGGGCATGGAAAAAATAGACAAGGTTATATGCGCTCCGCAGTCGCCATTAGGCAGAACCCCTCGCTCTAATCCAGCAACATATACAGGTGTTTTTGCATTTGTAAGAGAGCTTTTTTCAGGGCTAACAGAGTCAAAGGTCAGGGGTTATTCAGCCTCCAGATTTAGTTTTAACCTTCGCGGAGGCAGATGCGAGGCATGTAAAGGCGAGGGCATTAAGAAGGTTGAGATGCACTTCCTTCCTGCTGTGTATGTGTCCTGCGATGTCTGCAAAGGGAAAAGGTACAATAAAGAGACACTGGATATAAAATATAAAGGCATGGATATATCCGATGTCTTAAGCATGACGGTGAGCGAGGCAATCCAGTTCTTTAGCCCAATACCATATCTTAGGCAGAGGCTTGAGGTCATAGAGGATGTTGGTCTGGGCTATATCCAGTTAGGTCAGCCTGCACCGAGTCTTTCAGGAGGAGAGGCACAGAGAATAAGGCTTTCAAGAGAGCTGGCTAAAAAATCCACAGGCAATACCCTCTATATATTAGATGAGCCAACAACAGGACTTCATTTCGTAGACATAGAAAAGCTCCTCGGAGTCATAGAGAGTCTTATTAACATGGGTAATACGGTTATCGTTATAGAGCATAACCCGGATGTGGTAAAATCAGCAGACTGGGTGATAGACCTTGGTCCAGGAGGAGGAGGAGACGGTGGATGGGTTGTTGCAGAGGGCACTCCAGAAGAGGTGAGCATGAGCATGCATTCATATACAGGAATGGTTTTGAAGGAGAAACTGAAATAG